The Saprospiraceae bacterium genomic interval AGCATAATTGGCAGCACGCATAAATCCGGCGGAATTGGTAACCTTGGGCCACTCATTTCAGTAATTTGAAATACGATATCCATTACTTTGGAATTTTGTAATCCTTCATTTCTTATTTTGGCCATTACGGCCTGGTCAATATTTTCTGTTTGTGCCAATACGAAAACAGGAAGAACAAACAAAAGGATTAAAGAAGATTTATTAAATTTCACGTGATTAAATTTTAAATGAAGGTGATAAAAGGTTGATGTATATTATTTCATTTCCGTTAAGGCATTTATGAGTACATCGAGTTCTTCTGTACTTGTATATACATTGGGCGTTATACGGCATCCATACACCCCGGAGCCATTAATTTGAGCCGTATAGATTTTACTTTTAAACAATGTATCAGCCATATCAGCCGGTTTCATTCCCTGATCCCAACATTTGCAATACCGCAAACACGAGCCGGGTCAGCTGGTGTATTTACCAGCACATGGGAAGGTCCCGAACTTTTGCCGTCCAGTAATATTGTAAAAATCTTAACCTGGCTTCTTTTCTTTCTGCACCCAAAATGTTGTAGAAATCAATTGCATCCCCAATGGCAAGATCGGTATGTGCAGGATTTGTTCCGATATGGCCAAGCCGTGAAATATCATCTGGCTTTCTTTCACCTTCCGCCATCAGTGGCCATACCTTTCCAATATTTTCCTTCTTTACGTATAATATTCCGCAACCCAGTGGAACACTCATCCATTTGTGAAGGCTGCTACCGAAATAATCGCAATGAAGGTCCTCGATAGAGAATTTAAAATGTGCAAATGAATGCGCACCATCAACCATTACCTGAACTCCGCTCTTGTGCGCCATATCACATATTTTCGGACAGGTAATATCTGCCCGGTTATATTGATCATATGGGAGACCATCAGCAATTTTGTTTTTTTGTAATGGCTAATGCATACAGATTCACGATCTCATCATCTGATTGAGGGATATTCGGTACTGACACAACTTTATTGATTACACCATATCTTTTTGAAACCTGGTTAAACATGCTGCGCATCGAACCACAATCCTGTTCAGCCATTATCGTTTCATCGCCTTTTTCCAGTCGAGCCCGCTGATTACCAGGTCGAGCGATTCCGTGGTATTCCTGGTGAGGCTCAGTTCATCAGGAGAACAACCAGCAACTTCGGCAAGTTTTGCCGCCATGGACTTCCTGGTTTTAACTCGGAAATTTCGCATATAATAGGAACCATGATAATTAACCTCCCTTACATGTTCAATAAATTTTTCCAATACCTGTTCAGGAATAAAATTGTAATACCCGTTTTCAAGATTAATAAAATCGGGTTTAAGCTTATAACCTTTGCGTATAATAGCCCAGAAATCCTCATCTCCGGATAATTCTGTTAAAGGAACAGCAGAAACGTTTTTGACGGCTTGAGCAATACCATCAAAGCTCATCGTTCCGCCTAAACCTGCAAAAGCAACATTCTTTAAAAAGTCCTTTTATCTCATATCATTTATTTTAAACATGCTTTGGATTAATAATTAACTTTAGTATACTTTTGAAATAGCACATAAAATGTAAATGTTTTCTATTTTCAGAAATTTGCAAAATGTCCAGTTTTACTAGACTTTATTTTTTGTTGGATCATAAATTCCTTTATTCCCCGTCTTATCTTTGTCTCTGAAAGCCTGCAACGCTGGATCAGTACAATCGCTCATCACCTCAAGCATTCTATCACGAAACTTTTGTATTTCACCAGCATATGATGGATCATCTATCAGGTTGTTGAACCAACATTGCTTCGCAACGGGTTTTGCCTTAAATTTTGGCTTATCTTGTTAAGCTAAAAATTTATATATACAGAAAAAAACTTATCGCAGTATGCAATCAATGCATTGCAACGCACCAAAGACCTTTTAAATCTAGGTGAATATGGCCCCGGAACCATTCGAAGTTATTTAAGTGAACTCGATACCTTCAGCTATTATGGAGATGTCAGGCCGTCTCAAATTACCTATGAAGACTCGCTTAATTATCTCATTTATCTGAATAAAACGCTAGGATTGTAGCAGAGGTCAAATCAAAAATGGCAGCCAATAGTTTTGCTTTCTTTTTCAGGCAAGTTCAGAATAAACCTTACAAAATACCAAGTATATTATTTGCGGCTCATAGTCAAGCTGCCTCCTGTTATGGAAGAACAGGAAGTTTTTAATGTTATTTCCACAATAAAAATGTTAAACAAAAACGTTGATCATTCTTTTATACAGTACAGGAATGCGTGTGAGTGAAATTACCAACCTTAAACTTATCGATATAGACAGTAAGCTCATGCGGATAAATTGTGAATGGAAAAGGAAAAAGACAGATTTGTACCCTTATCACCATTAGTTTTGTCCAGCTTCGAACTTATTATTTATATTACAAACCTGTTAATTATTTATTTAATGGCTATAGAACTGCTATGGAAATATTCAGTTCGGTCTATTCAGTTTATTCTTCAAAAGACATTAGCAAAAATCGGATTAGGAGTAAAAATTATACGGTTCATACACTAAGGCATAGTTTCGCTAACATCTGGTAGATAACGGTGCAGATTTGCAAGTCGTACAGGAGATGATGGGCCATAGTCATCTATCTCAAACCACTCAATACCTACATTTGAGTAATAAGCGTCTAAATCAAATCATGAATCCGTTTGATGCAATGATCTCCCATATTAATAAAAGCCCGACCAAACGCCATGAATACCTTAACTGCAGCCCAAAGGTAGCCACTGTTCAGTCCATATTAAATAAAATATCATACTCATTCAAAAAATCCTCATGTCGAGCATGTCCTCAACCAACTTAAGAGTTGCAGGACTGCACAACAACTACCACTTGTATAAATGCAACAATAACGACTGCATGAAATTAAAATACCAGTACCACAGTTGCCGAAACCGCCACTGCCCTGCTTGTGGTTCGATGCAAAGAACAGTGGGTTGATGATCCGGAGAAGTGAATTATTGCGATTAGCTACTACCATATAGTATTCACTTTACATGAACTAAATAGTGAAATATTGGGTAATCGTAAAGTACTTGCATACAAGCTGCTCTTTGATGCGACTGCCGAACACTCCTTGATTTTGCAAAGAACCCAAAGCATTTAGGAGGCTATTCTGGCATTCTGGCTGTTTTGCATACCTGAGGGCAGCAACTTAGCTTTCATCCCCATCTTCATTGCATAGTTAGTGGAGGTGGTATGATAAAAACCAAAGACGGAATGATATGGAAAAACGCAGTACGAAACAAGGATGATTTCTTTCCCGGTAAAAGCTGGCAATTGTGTTCAGAGCAAAATATCTGCACGGATTGGAAAGTTAATTGCTAACCAAGATGTAACAGTGCCATTTCACTTAGATATCAGGAGTTTATAAGTCCTTTATACTCTAAGATTGGGTGGTCTATGAAAAAACCGTTCGGTGGGCCTCCAACAAGTCATCGAATATCTCGGAAGGTATACACATAAGGTAGCCATCACTAACAATAGAATCAAAAAATCGATATTAATTCTGATACTGTAACATTTTGATTATAAAGACTATACAGCAGAGGTAAGTGAAAGAAATGGAACTCGGGGCTAATGAGTTTATCCGCAGGTTCGAACAACATATTTTGCCTAAATATTTACTAAAATCCGCAGTTATGGTTATCTCAGTAATAGAAATCGTAAAGCTAATATCAAAGAGATTTCTTACTATTTAAATCTCCCTTATCATCCTGCAAAGTAAGTCCCTTGGCATGTGAGATTATTAGAAAAGAATAACATGGTATAACCAGTCCCCTCATTGTCAAAATTGTCACTGATCTTGGTGCAGTGTGAAAGACGATTCATAATTGCGAGAAGATGACCAGAGAACAACACCCTCTAATATGCAAAGGCACTTGCTATGCAATCTATTTCTAAAAATCAAAATTGTAATCAAATACGTAAATTACAAGGTAAAAAAATCATAAATTTAACATTCAAATGAATTAAAATTGCCTACAACCCATCAACACCCAATAAAAATGATAACAACTCACCACCTTAGGCTACATCATGCATCCATACTTTACACCTTAGATACTACCACCTGCTTGTCGGTCAACATAAAAGTATAC includes:
- a CDS encoding tyrosine-type recombinase/integrase: MIILLYSTGMRVSEITNLKLIDIDSKLMRINCEWKRKKTDLYPYHH
- a CDS encoding transposase zinc-binding domain-containing protein, with the translated sequence MSSTNLRVAGLHNNYHLYKCNNNDCMKLKYQYHSCRNRHCPACGSMQRTVG
- a CDS encoding transposase yields the protein MGLQQVIEYLGRYTHKVAITNNRIKKSILILIL